The Polycladomyces subterraneus genome includes a window with the following:
- a CDS encoding FAS1-like dehydratase domain-containing protein gives MWQPFIGKRSESVTNWVERGAVKRFAEAIGDWNPLYFDEDVARNSRWGQLIAPPTFPMTFDYGRIEGLSLPESGLIHGDQTFHYRRPLFVGEE, from the coding sequence ATGTGGCAACCCTTCATTGGTAAGCGCTCTGAGTCGGTGACCAACTGGGTGGAACGGGGGGCGGTCAAACGGTTTGCTGAAGCGATTGGGGATTGGAACCCGCTCTATTTCGACGAGGATGTAGCCCGAAATAGCCGTTGGGGGCAGTTGATTGCCCCGCCCACCTTTCCCATGACCTTTGACTATGGCCGGATCGAGGGCTTGAGTCTGCCGGAGAGCGGACTGATCCACGGCGATCAGACCTTCCATTATCGTCGCCCCCTCTTTGTCGGGGAAGAG